A region of the Silene latifolia isolate original U9 population chromosome 9, ASM4854445v1, whole genome shotgun sequence genome:
GCGGAGGATCTAAGTTATTTAAGTTTTTATACATTTCGGTGAATAAATGATTGCTCTGCCACCCTCAACTTGGTGGTTGAGTATAAGTATTCGCATCTTAAATTAACTATTTACACTTTAACCCCGCcttgatttttattttaaaatccGTCACTGACTCATTTGTATACATTTTAGATGTAGGGCATGACCCATCTCCATAGAACGAGAGAAGACCACTTTACAAGTCGAAGGTTTCATGCTAAATCAATTGTCAATAAGAGGGGTAATATATATGCAAAACACGAGTAGGATGTCCAGTTCAAAGTAGTAGTTTGGAATGAATATCCATATTACCAAATCTGAAATTAGATATTGATATTATTTTATCCAAATATTCTGGATATACAAAATTTATCAAATCAGATGAATATAAAAGCAAATATTCATCGGATATCCATATCTACGAATTTTTTCAAATAATTAAGTTTGAAACTATATTTTGTATCACCATCTAGCATGAGAATTTTTTGAAATGTAGAAAAAATCTAACAAACCCATTATAAGGATCACAATATACACTAAAAAAACCAATGGTAatataaactacaagaatgattaggtaaataattaaaatatatattGTCAAATCGAATCTGATGTCCAAATATTTTAAATCTAGTATCTATCCAGTTAAGTACAAAAAAAATTTGGATCGGCTATGTGATCCAAACTTAATTCAAATCAAAAATTTACAATTTGGATAATCGCAATTTCTTACCGCTGCCTATAAATACCATTCTCAAATACACCAAACCACAAAACAACTACTATCAATAAGTATCTAACATAAAACCATGGCAAAAATTTTAGACCatcaaacaactctactatttaAGGTGACAAGGCAGACACCGGAGCTTATTACTCCGGCCACACCTACCCCCTATGAGATCAAGGAGTTATCAGAAATTGACAACCATTCTCGCGAATGGGGACACACCCCCGGGATCCATTTTTATGGGCCTGCGCCAAAAATGCTTGGCGTTGACCCTGCTAAGGTGATTAAGGAGGCATTAAGAAGAGCCTTAGTACCGTATTATCCTTTAGCGGGGCGCCTAAGAGAAAAAAGTAATAAGAAATTGGTAGTTGAATGCACCGGAGAAGGAATTGTGTTCATTGAGGCTAATGCAGATGTTAGCCTTGAAGAGTTTAGTGAGGCTGATTTTCACCCACCTTATCCTTTCATGGATGAGCTTCTTTATAATGGTATTCCTGACTTCCATCACATTCTCAATTCTCCCTTGTTTCTCTTCCAGGTATAGAACACAAAACAAATTTTCACCAATATTCAATATTTTAAAAGCTCCCGCTTATACGAGTCTTCAATTTCATTTGAAATAAATCGACTCAATACGTAATACTACATACATTTAAATTCAATTATGTCAATTTATTTTTCGAACATGTGAACATATTGCATCGTTATATGGCCTCGTTTCGTAAACTACATATTTACAAGAATATTTTGGAGATAGTAGATTGACCAATGAATATGCTCTTTTAGCGCGTTTGGTAAGTAGTAAATTATTCCTGCGTGTTTGATATTAATTAATATTGTACTTATGAAGACTACTCAAATAAGATTTTGCATGACTATTGTTCTCTTATATATGTATTGCAAATAGTGATGGGATCCGTGAGGTTAGCAAGGACGGTTGCCTCCATTGAATaatgaaaaaaattgaattttttatttgaaatttatgattttttgtAGTTTATTCTATTAGTACTTTAGTAGTTCGTCCCCCGTTTTTTGCCCCTTTAACATCAAATCCTCATTATGCTTTTAATTGAAAAGAATTATGAAATTACGCTTCCCGCCTTCCCGGCCTTATAAATATTGTCAAAAAATTAAGGGAATAAAACATGTAAAACAATTGCTAAATCACAGTTATTTGCCTTGCTATCAGGTTACTCGACTTAAGTGTGGAGGGTTCATATTGACACATAAAATGAATCATGCTATAGTAGATGCAATAAGTGTAGCTCATTTCATGAATGCAACAAGTGAGCTCGCCCGAGGGATTCAAACTTTATCGATCAATCCGGTGTGGGAACGCCATCTTCTTAGGGCTCGGGATCCACCTCGTGTCACTTATGTGCCCCGAGAGTTTGATCAAATTCCGGATATCCCACCACCTCATGACTTAATCCTCAAACGCTTCTTTTTTGGTAAGTGCTTATATCATACTTTGTCATAAGGAGTCGTTTAGTTACCACTTGAAAAACGCAAGAAATAGAATACTCATCTTCGTTTTCCTACTCATACAGGTCCAACCGAGATAACCAGCTTCCGACAATTCCTTCCGACACACCTAAAATCTTGCTCAACATTCGAAATCCTAACCGCTGTCATCTGGCGGAGCTGGACCATAGCATTAGGGTTCCACCCTGACAACGAGGTTCGCTTAAGAATCTTCGTTAACGTTCGACCCTTATTGAAGAACCCGCCCTTACCAGACGGCTACTATGGCAATGTCATCGTCACGCCAGTTGTCTTATGTACCGCTGGCGCTCTTACCGAAAACCCTGTAGGGTACGCCGTTGAGCTCGTGAAAGCGGCGAAAAACTCTTTCGACGAGGAGTACGTGAAATCAACAATAGATTTTTTTGTCACCAATGGTAGGCCCCGTTGCACTAGATCAGCGCATACTCTTATCCTGTCTGATATTCGCCATATTAAACATGATGCCATTGATTTTGGGTGGGGTCTGCCCGTTCATTACGGGCCGATGACTGGGTGGGCCGGGGCCCCATACCCTGGACACGGGAGTTTCTTTTTGCGTTCGAAAAATAGTGACGGGGAGAGTGGAATTTTAGTGCCTATGTACTTACCTGCTTTAGCTATGGAAATGTTTGTCAAGGAAATAAATGGGTACTTGGATCCGGATTCGGCTCCGGTATTTGGCGACAGAGCCTGATTATGCGAGGAGTACAATATATGGAGTATTTATCATCAATTTATGATGATCATGATTGTACTATTACGTACGTGTATAATGATATATATGCATGGTTCGAATAAACTTATAGAAAATAAATTATATGCATGGTTCGAATAAACTTACAATTTTTAAGACACCTAATGACTAAAATAATACAATTGTAATTTTCTTAAATCAATTGTATTACGTACTATATAAGAGTAATACCCAATTATTTTATGCATTTAAAGTGAATTTCCAATTCAGATAAATAAAAGGTGACATATATGAAATGACAATTTGAATATTCTCGATTTCCTCTTTttctatttcatttcatttcatttctttttcatggTATAGGTTTTTGTTTGGGACGATTTAAAGTTACCCGTTTGATGAGGTAGAGAAGGAATAACGATATAATATTGTTGAAGGAAAAAAGACCAAAAGAAGAGAGGATATATTTCCAATCCCTTTATAATTGAAGTGATACAAATCTACCAATTTGTCTAGTATATACTTCTAATAATACCTTTATtgttaaaacaaacaaaaataggAAAAAATGCAATATCCGCTACTCTAGATATATTCTATATATATGAAGTTTTAACGGTTAATTTAACTATTATTTCATCGTGTTTATAAGAAAAAAACACGAACAAATCTACCAATTTGTCAGCATTTGAAAGTATGAAAGTTTGTTACGGATTATTTTATTTGAAGTCTTTCTATTCCTTAGAAGTCATTATCAGATTGGTCCCGGTTATTTGTCcaccttttttattctttttaaatgatattttaattaaaatcaaGCAAATGATCGGGATAAAGAGAGTATCAACTATATATACCATCCTCAAATACACTAACCACAAAACAACTGCAATCAATTAGTATA
Encoded here:
- the LOC141600716 gene encoding benzyl alcohol O-benzoyltransferase-like; this encodes MAKILDHQTTLLFKVTRQTPELITPATPTPYEIKELSEIDNHSREWGHTPGIHFYGPAPKMLGVDPAKVIKEALRRALVPYYPLAGRLREKSNKKLVVECTGEGIVFIEANADVSLEEFSEADFHPPYPFMDELLYNGIPDFHHILNSPLFLFQVTRLKCGGFILTHKMNHAIVDAISVAHFMNATSELARGIQTLSINPVWERHLLRARDPPRVTYVPREFDQIPDIPPPHDLILKRFFFGPTEITSFRQFLPTHLKSCSTFEILTAVIWRSWTIALGFHPDNEVRLRIFVNVRPLLKNPPLPDGYYGNVIVTPVVLCTAGALTENPVGYAVELVKAAKNSFDEEYVKSTIDFFVTNGRPRCTRSAHTLILSDIRHIKHDAIDFGWGLPVHYGPMTGWAGAPYPGHGSFFLRSKNSDGESGILVPMYLPALAMEMFVKEINGYLDPDSAPVFGDRA